From one Salvelinus sp. IW2-2015 unplaced genomic scaffold, ASM291031v2 Un_scaffold3875, whole genome shotgun sequence genomic stretch:
- the LOC112076607 gene encoding myosin-VIIa-like — protein RVLSIRIEPRKLPPHQVEIDAIQQNSTQIFHKVHFPNDTEEIFEVNTSTRIRDLCQTISTKLQLVSSDGFSIFVKTPDKVLSLNDSDYFFDSLRQITDWSKKAKSVKEGGGPMNMSYLVFFMRKLWFNVSPGRDLEADLIFHYPQELPKYLRGYHRCTKEDMLNIGALLFRVKFNNDKSQFVMIPKMLKDLVPNDMLKAMSATDWQKNIVAAYNKQASMTSEEAILAFLKVVCRWPTFGCAFFEVKQTSDPNFPDIVRIAISKQGVSIIHPKTKDVLATHPFNRIANWCSGSTYFHITVGNLVKGNKILCETSLGYKMDDLLTSYVNMYLNERKAVRTRNQRYNE, from the exons CGTGTGTTATCTATCAGGATAGAGCCCAGGAAGCTGCCTCCTCACCAGGTGGAGATAGATGCCATTCAGCAGAACTCCACCCAGATCTTCCACAAGGTCCACTTCCCCAACGACACGGAGGAG ATCTTTGAGGTGAACACCAGTACTAGAATCAGGGACCTCTGTCAGACCATCTCCACCAAGCTCCAGCTGGTGTCATCTGACGGCTTCAGCATCTTCGTCAAAACACCCGACAAG GTTCTCAGTCTGAATGATTCAGACTACTTCTTTGACAGCCTGAGACAGATCACTGATTGGTCCAAGAAGGCCAAGAGTGTCAAAGAGG gaggAGGACCCATGAACATGTCCTACCTAGTGTTCTTCATGAGGAAGCTGTGGTTTAACGTCAGTCCTGGCAGAGACCTGGAGGCTGACCTCATCTTCCACTACCCTCAG gAGCTACCTAAGTACCTGAGAGGGTACCATCGATGTACCAAGGAGGACATGTTGAACATAGGGGCTCTGCTCTTCAGGGTAAAGTTCAACAACGACAAGTCCCAGTTCGTTATGATCCCCAAGATGCTGAAAGATCTGGTGCCCAACGACATGCTGAAGGCCATGTCCGCTACGGACTGGCAGAAg AACATCGTTGCAGCGTACAACAAGCAGGCGAGTATGACTTCTGAAGAAGCCATCCTAGCGTTTCTCAAGGTGGTGTGTCGCTGGCCCACCTTCGGCTGTGCTTTCTTCGAAGTGAAG CAAACATCAGACCCGAACTTCCCAGATATCGTCAGAATTGCCATCAGCAAACAGGGGGTCTCAATCATCCACCCGAAAACcaag GATGTCCTTGCGACTCACCCGTTCAACCGTATCGCTAACTGGTGCAGTGGCTCCACCTACTTCCACATCACCGTGGGCAACCTGGTGAAGGGAAACAAGATCCTATGTGAAACATCACTG GGCTATAAAATGGATGATCTTCTGACCTCTTATGTCAACATGTACCTGAACGAGAGGAAAGCAGTTAGGACCAGAAACCAGAGATACAACGAATAA